GGATGGCAAACCCACGACGACCATCGAGTTGGTCGACCGGCAGCGTACCGGCGAACGGATCCGCTGCATCCCGTCCGAACAGCACGTAGGCGGCGTTGGAATCCGTGACGATCAGATCATCTCGCCCGTCTCCGTTCACGTCGCCGGCGCGGGCGATGCGCAACCCCAGCGCGTCACCCGGCTCGGCTCCAATCAGGCGAAAGCCTTCGCCCACGCCGAGCGCCGCCAGGTCGACCGCTGCGTCGAGATCGGGCCGGCCGAATACGACGACCACCGCGCCGCGCATCACCTGAGGGTCATCCGACTCGCGTCCCGGTTCGCCGATGGCAAGGTCGGCCAAGCCATCGCCATTCAGGTCGCCCACGACCGCCACGCTTGCGCCGCTGGTGGAGCCCGCCGCGGTGCCAAGGATCTGCACACCAAGGTCGCCATCGAGATCGTTGCGATCGAATTGGTCTGGGTAGGTTGCTCCCGCCGTCGCATCGCGTCCGAAGATGACGTACGTCGCGCCGGTCGTGTCGCCATAGGGCCGCGTTGGCGTTGCCGTGTATTCGCGCGGCGTACCGAAGATCGCATCGGCCAGTCCGTCGCCGTTGACGTTGCCAACAGCCGCCGCAGCGCCGCCGCCGTTGTCGAACCAGAATGCATTGAAGACGAAGCCTCTCGAGCCATCCAGCGCGTCGACGGCCAGCGTGTCGGGAAAGGCCATGCCCGATGGAGCGCTGCGGCCGAAGACCACGTAGCTGTCGCCGTAGCAATAGCCCTCGAACGCGCCCGCGGCTCCGATGGCGATGTCGTCGACGCCGTCGCCGTTGATGTCTGCCGAGCCACCCCGCCCGGCCACGGCCGATCCGCTTTGTGCGAAGATGCACGGCCCGAGCGTACGGAAGCCATCGCTCCCGTCGAGTTGCGAGAGGTCCAGCGACACCGGAAACGCGCGATTCCGACCGAACACCGTGTACGTCACGCCCATCGGGTACGGACCGGTATGCGGGTCGCCGGGCCAGGCCCCCGGGGCGCCGATCAACGCATCGGCGAATCCATCGCCGTTGAGGTCGCCGGCGGCCGACACGGCCGTTCCGATTGCCTCTTCGTCGGAGGTCGGGTGCGACGTGAACAGGCGAAATCCATCTCGACCATCCAGGGAAGCCAGGCTCGCGCGCCGCGGCCAGGCGTGGTCTCGACCGAACACGACGTACGCCCGTCCGATGCCATCGGGTGCGCCGACGATGGCGTCCTCGAAGCCATCGCCATTCATGTCGCCGATGCCGGCGACCGAGGCCCCCGCGGCGTCGTTCGGTGCGGCGCCTTCGAGCACGACGCCGAGCGGCGTCGAAAGGTCTGCAAGATCGAGCACGGCCGGGAAGGGCCGACCGAGCGGATCAACATCCGCCGCAACGCCGGTTGCCAGGCCGGCAACCAGGGCCACGCCGGCCAGTGCGACCAGTTCGGACGCGGCTCGTCGGGGGCGGCACGTCATATCGCTCTCCTCATTGGGCCCAAGGGCGGCCTCTGTGCCCGCGGGGCTGTCTCTCCGACGACATCGGGCAAACCCCGGGCCGACTTGAGTGCCCGCCGGGGGCCCCGGGGATTCGCTGTTGAGGGCCAGACCGATGCCGGAGCTTGCCCTAGACGCCCAGCACGATCGCCGCGCACTGGCCGCCCAAGGCATGCGTACAGGCGAGCACCCGCCGGAGTTCCACCGGCCGGGCCGGGGCGGCCGCGGCCGACAGGTCGCCCCGCGGCCGGCCGGGCTGCACCCGCGCGGGCAGGGTCTGGTGACGCAGGGCCATCGCGGCGGCGGCCACCAGCAGCGAGCCGCCGGCGGCCATGGTCTCGCCCACCTGCGGGCTCACCCAGCACAGCTCAACGCTCGCCGCGCGATCGCCGAGGACCTGCCTGAACGCGCGGGCCTCGGCCTCGTCCAGGGCCGCCTCGCCCGCCCCGTGGCAGAAGACCGCGTCGATCTCGTCGGCCCGCGTTCCCGCGTCCTTGAGGGCCAGGCCGATCGCCCGGGCCATCGCCTCGTCCAGGCCGTCGGCCGATCCGCCCGCCCGAGCGCCCAGGCCGGCCATGATCGGCCTGCCTTCGACCAGCGGCGCCACCGCCTGCGCCGCGCCGAAGCCCAGCAGCAGCGCGATCGTCTCGGCCTTCCGCGCGCGTGCCGCCTCGGGCTTCTCCAGGACGCACACCGCCGCCCCCTCGCCCGGCACGCTGCCGATGGCTTCGGGATCAAACGGCCGCACGATGTCGCCCGGATCGTCCATCCCCGCCCCCCCCGCGCTGGTCTCGGCCAGCCGCCCCGCCAGCCGCAGCCGCTCGATGGCCAGGTGGTTCACCCGGCTGTCGCCGCTGCCGGCCAGGCTCGCATCCGCATCGCCACGCTCGATGACGCGCATCGCCTCGCCGATGCTCAGCAAACCGCTCGCCTCGCCCGCCGTGATGGTGTTGCTGGGCCCCTTCGCTTGATGCAGGATGCTCACGTGGCAGGCCAGCATGTTGGGCAGGTACTTGAGCATCCACAGCGGGGTGAGCTGCCCCATGCCGACCCGGCCCCACCTGCCCATGTCCCACTCGCCCGCCTCGTCGGCCGCCGCGTGCATGGCCCGGGCCAGCTCGGGGATCTCCGGGGCCATGAGCGCCGCCCCCACGTGCGTGCCCAGCCGCGCGGGCGGGTAGGCCCGTTCGCCGCCGCCGTCCTCGTCTGCGAGCGAACCCAGCCCGGCGCCATACGTGCCAGGGCCCGCCGCCTCGTTGGCCGCCACGACGGCAAGCTGGATGTCCCGCGCCATCACCCGGGCGAACTTGCGGTAGTGCCTGGGCAGGTGGTCCTTCATGCTCAGGGCCGGCGCCTCGGCCGCGTACTGGCACGAGCACGCGCTGGCGTCCAGGGCCTCGGGCCGGCCGATCGCCACCCGCCCGGCGCACAGCCCCTCCCAGAACGCCCGGGCCCCCATCCCCAGCGGGCTGACCACGCCGATGCCCGTGATGGCGATGGGGGTGGCGATGGGGGTGGGGGTGGAAGTGGGGGTGGGGGTGGAAGTCGGGGATGCCGGTGGCCTGGCCATGGGCCCACTGTATTGCCCGAGCGCCCGCCATACCGCCCTCCGCGTGGGTCCGGCACGCCCGCCGGTCAGCGCCGGAGGCCCACCCTGCCGATACGGTCTCTCGTGCCCACCCCCCACGCAACCCGCTCGCCCATCGCCAGGTTCGACACCGGCTGGCCGCTGGTGGTGGCCGGCCTGGCGCTGGTGGCCGCCGTGGTGCTCATCCCCGCGTGGGAGCAGCTCGAGCAGACCCGCTTCGAGCGCGACAAGCTGCTGGCCATGGACGCCCAGGGCCGCGAGCGGATCCGGCGGCAGGCCCGCTACCTGGCCGCCCTGGAGCGCGGCGACGAGGCCCTGGTCCGCTCGCTGGCCCTCGACCAGATGCGCCTCATCCCCGCCGGCCGCACCGCCGTGCTCGAGCCGCCGCCGCCGGGCCCGGTTGACATCTTCGAGCCCCTGGAGCCCGCCCCGGTGACGATCCAGGCCGTCCGCCCGACCGACTCGACGCTGGCCCGCCTGGCCCGCAGCGACCGCCTGCGCCCGTGGCTCATCGGGCTGGGGGCGCTCATGGTGCTGGTGGGGGTGGTGTCGGGGATGGGGACCGGTCAGGCCTCGCCCGGCAGGCGGTAGCGGCGGGCCTCACGAAGCCAGACGCTCGCCCGCCGTTCCCTGGGCGATGATGCTCGCGCGCTCGCCCCCGCCGAAGCGCACCGTGAAGTACGCCGGGTTGCCGTCCTGGGTGCTGGTCTGGGCGGTCACCAGGTAGGTCACCATGCCGCTTGAGCCCGAGAACGAGCCGTCCTCGAAGCGCCGCTTCTTGGCGTTGAGCAGGAACTGGTACGGTCCATCGGGCCCCTCCTGCCGCAGGACCTTGTACGTCACCGCGCTGACCGCCTCGGGGTGCTCGCAATCGAAGGTGAAGCGCAGCGTGCCGCTCTCGAGCAGCTCGACCCGGAAGGCCGTGGGCGTGCCCGGGGGCGGGGCGGGCGTGCGGGTGGCCGGCTCGGGCAGCCGCGCGGCGGCGAACACCGCCTTGGGGTCGGGCGTGGTGCGGGCGAAGCCGCGGATCTGCACGACCATGCCCGACGCGGTCGAGCGCATCGTGCGGGCCGTGCGGCGATACTCGGCCCCCTTGGCCTCGCACTGGGCCTTGAGGGCCTCGTACTCGGCCTTGAGCGCGTCGGCCTGGGCGTGCAGGGCGGTGAGGTTGGCCAGCTGGCCGGCCTCCAGGCCGATGGTCGCTTCGGCAACCGTCCACACGGGCGCGTGCACGCCCACCCAGTCGATGGCCTCGGGCAGTTTTTCCGGGACGGTGGGCATGGTCGGTCTCCTGTGCGAGTGGCTCCGCACGAGGTATCGAACGCTCCAGCGGCCGGCTCCAGCCAAAACCTCGCCACGGCCGAGAAAACCCGCCCGACGCGCAAGAGCTGCGGCCAAAGATCCCAAAACCCACCTGGCGCGGCCGCCAGCGGGGTTCGGATCGCGGTTTGGTCACCTCGGATCTCGGATCCGAGGTGACCAAACCCGGATCCGACATGACGAATCCCGGATCCGAGGTGACCAAAGCCGGATCCGACACGACCAAGCCGGGATCCGAGGTGACCGATCCCGGATCCGTCCTGGCCGAGCCCGGATCCGTGGCGACGGATCCCGGATCGGCCAGGACGGATCGCGGATCTGTCATGTCCGAACCGAAACCCGTCAGGACCGAACCCGGATCCGAGGGCCGGCATCGGGGAGCGGGGATGGGGCCATGGGGGGCGGCCATACGTTCCCGGGTTTCCGGTGGGCGGGCTCTCGAACGCTTCGGCGTGGTCCAGCCTGGGCTCCCGCGCCGCCGCCAGTTGCCCTTGCAGCGCCGGGCGTTTTTGGGTATGCTGGGCGCCGGAGGAGAACCCCATGCCGCCCAGACCGCTCGCGTCGAGCACGCCCCTGAGAGTCCCCGCCCTGGTGGCCGCTGCGGGGCTGGCGTTGGCCCCGGCCGTGGCCCGCGCCCAAGGCCCGCTCGGCGAGCCATTCCCCGCAATGCTGGAACTCGCGGACCTGGATGGGGAAATCGGTTTCTCCTTGAGCGGTGTGGATGCTGGCGAATACAGCGGCGGGTCGGTCGCTTCTGCGGGCGATATCAATGGCGACGGAGTGGGCGACGTCATCATCGGGGCGACGCTGGGCAGTCGTGGCCGTGGGGCGGGCTACGTTGTGTTCGGACGCGATGCCCGGATGGGGGGCTTTCCCAGCACCGTCGAGTTGG
The sequence above is a segment of the Phycisphaerales bacterium genome. Coding sequences within it:
- a CDS encoding integrin alpha, whose translation is MTCRPRRAASELVALAGVALVAGLATGVAADVDPLGRPFPAVLDLADLSTPLGVVLEGAAPNDAAGASVAGIGDMNGDGFEDAIVGAPDGIGRAYVVFGRDHAWPRRASLASLDGRDGFRLFTSHPTSDEEAIGTAVSAAGDLNGDGFADALIGAPGAWPGDPHTGPYPMGVTYTVFGRNRAFPVSLDLSQLDGSDGFRTLGPCIFAQSGSAVAGRGGSADINGDGVDDIAIGAAGAFEGYCYGDSYVVFGRSAPSGMAFPDTLAVDALDGSRGFVFNAFWFDNGGGAAAAVGNVNGDGLADAIFGTPREYTATPTRPYGDTTGATYVIFGRDATAGATYPDQFDRNDLDGDLGVQILGTAAGSTSGASVAVVGDLNGDGLADLAIGEPGRESDDPQVMRGAVVVVFGRPDLDAAVDLAALGVGEGFRLIGAEPGDALGLRIARAGDVNGDGRDDLIVTDSNAAYVLFGRDAADPFAGTLPVDQLDGRRGFAIRGPAPIEAIAGGVDLNGDGRSDLMLGMPSDDTGGVSGAGSVALVFGRTVRTCRVDIDRDGDLTIFDFLAFQNLFDAGDARADFDADGQLTIFDFLAFQNAFDDGCG
- a CDS encoding beta-ketoacyl synthase N-terminal-like domain-containing protein, translated to MARPPASPTSTPTPTSTPTPIATPIAITGIGVVSPLGMGARAFWEGLCAGRVAIGRPEALDASACSCQYAAEAPALSMKDHLPRHYRKFARVMARDIQLAVVAANEAAGPGTYGAGLGSLADEDGGGERAYPPARLGTHVGAALMAPEIPELARAMHAAADEAGEWDMGRWGRVGMGQLTPLWMLKYLPNMLACHVSILHQAKGPSNTITAGEASGLLSIGEAMRVIERGDADASLAGSGDSRVNHLAIERLRLAGRLAETSAGGAGMDDPGDIVRPFDPEAIGSVPGEGAAVCVLEKPEAARARKAETIALLLGFGAAQAVAPLVEGRPIMAGLGARAGGSADGLDEAMARAIGLALKDAGTRADEIDAVFCHGAGEAALDEAEARAFRQVLGDRAASVELCWVSPQVGETMAAGGSLLVAAAAMALRHQTLPARVQPGRPRGDLSAAAAPARPVELRRVLACTHALGGQCAAIVLGV